A single Roseinatronobacter monicus DNA region contains:
- the sthA gene encoding Si-specific NAD(P)(+) transhydrogenase, with translation MSNYDLIIIGSGPAGRAAAIQAGKLKRKVLVIDRKDRLGGVSVHTGTIPSKTLRETVLNLSGWRERSFYGRSYRVKDKIGAEDLKARLHMTLGHEVDVLEHQFNRNHVDTLYGLARFVDEHTVEVDTEAGDVTRLTAKRFLISTGTKTFRPDTVPFNGTTIVDSDEFLELARIPRSLIVVGAGVIGVEYATMFSALDVRVTLIEPRDTFLDFIDKTLIQDFTHQIRENGVDLRLGSAIEKIEDAGDYVEVSLANGRHVRAEMLLFAAGRLGATSKLNLAAAGLETDHRGRLDVDRKSYQTRKPHIYAAGDVIGHPSLASTSVQQGRVAACHALETPTLAESPWFPYGIYSVPEISTCGMSEEEMQERGIPYEVGVARFRETSRGHIMGLEHGMLKMLFSLKTRRVLGVQIVGEGATELIHIAQAVLNLKGTVDYFVQNTFNYPTLAEAYKIAGLDAFNRMPIPEEYKIKREAPPATSRGRI, from the coding sequence ATGAGCAATTACGATCTTATCATCATCGGTTCCGGGCCCGCTGGTCGCGCAGCGGCCATTCAGGCAGGCAAGCTGAAGCGCAAGGTTCTGGTCATTGACCGCAAAGACCGGCTTGGCGGGGTTTCCGTGCATACGGGCACAATCCCATCCAAGACCCTGCGCGAAACCGTACTGAACTTGTCGGGTTGGCGCGAACGCAGCTTCTATGGCCGCTCTTACCGGGTGAAGGACAAGATCGGGGCCGAAGACCTCAAGGCGCGGCTTCATATGACGCTGGGCCACGAAGTGGATGTGTTGGAGCATCAGTTCAATCGCAACCATGTTGATACGCTTTATGGTCTGGCGCGGTTTGTGGATGAGCACACGGTCGAAGTGGATACCGAAGCAGGCGACGTCACACGGCTTACGGCAAAGCGGTTTCTGATCTCCACCGGGACGAAGACATTTCGGCCGGATACTGTGCCCTTCAATGGCACCACTATTGTGGACAGCGACGAGTTTCTGGAACTGGCGCGCATTCCGCGCAGCCTGATCGTGGTTGGCGCGGGTGTGATCGGGGTGGAATATGCGACGATGTTCTCGGCGCTGGATGTGCGGGTAACGTTAATCGAGCCGCGCGACACGTTTCTGGATTTTATCGACAAGACCCTGATACAGGATTTCACCCATCAGATCCGCGAGAACGGGGTCGATCTGCGGCTTGGCTCTGCAATCGAGAAGATCGAAGATGCGGGCGATTACGTTGAAGTCAGCCTTGCCAACGGGCGACATGTACGCGCCGAAATGCTTTTGTTTGCTGCGGGACGCCTTGGCGCAACATCCAAGCTGAACCTCGCAGCTGCCGGGCTTGAAACCGACCATCGCGGTCGGCTTGATGTTGATCGCAAGAGCTATCAGACGCGAAAACCTCATATCTATGCGGCGGGCGATGTGATCGGGCATCCCAGCCTTGCCTCGACTTCCGTTCAGCAGGGTCGCGTTGCGGCCTGTCATGCGCTGGAAACCCCAACTCTGGCAGAAAGCCCTTGGTTTCCATACGGGATTTATTCGGTCCCAGAGATTTCTACTTGCGGTATGTCCGAAGAAGAGATGCAGGAGCGCGGCATTCCTTATGAGGTGGGCGTTGCGCGGTTTCGGGAAACCAGCCGGGGTCATATCATGGGGTTGGAACACGGGATGCTGAAAATGCTGTTCAGCCTGAAAACACGCCGTGTTCTTGGCGTCCAGATCGTGGGCGAAGGTGCGACAGAACTGATCCATATCGCGCAGGCTGTGCTGAACCTGAAGGGCACAGTCGATTACTTTGTCCAGAACACGTTCAATTACCCGACCCTGGCCGAAGCCTACAAGATCGCCGGTCTGGATGCCTTTAATCGCATGCCGATCCCGGAAGAATATAAGATCAAGCGTGAAGCTCCGCCTGCCACATCGAGAGGTCGCATCTGA
- a CDS encoding Lrp/AsnC family transcriptional regulator yields MPDLDKTDQQILDLMKRDSRIPNSELAEQVGLSPSTCWRRVKALENAGVIRHYTVALDDARQGLGFGAIVHVRLTRHDPDQLAAFLRVVQNRQEIRACHATTGQADYHLHVVCADIEAYNVFLDQVLFRIPAVASAQTNVILRTIKV; encoded by the coding sequence ATGCCAGACCTCGACAAAACCGATCAGCAGATCCTTGATCTGATGAAACGCGACAGCCGCATACCCAATTCCGAGCTGGCCGAACAGGTTGGCCTTTCGCCTTCGACCTGCTGGCGCCGCGTCAAGGCGTTGGAGAATGCTGGCGTGATCCGTCACTATACGGTGGCGCTGGATGACGCGCGGCAAGGCCTTGGTTTTGGCGCCATCGTCCATGTGCGTCTGACACGCCATGATCCCGACCAACTGGCCGCCTTTCTGCGCGTGGTGCAGAACCGGCAAGAGATCCGGGCCTGCCATGCCACGACGGGACAGGCCGATTACCATTTGCATGTCGTCTGCGCTGATATCGAGGCCTATAACGTCTTTCTCGACCAAGTGCTGTTTCGAATCCCAGCCGTCGCCAGCGCCCAGACAAACGTTATACTCCGCACGATCAAAGTCTGA
- a CDS encoding indolepyruvate ferredoxin oxidoreductase family protein — protein sequence MNIECSHVKDYRLDDRYEQGEGRVFMTGTQALVRIMLDQARRDEASGHHTAGFVSGYRGSPLGGLDMELWRQRTRLEQARVEFLPAVNEDLGATAVLGAQQAALDHDCEVEGVFSMWYGKGPGVDRSGDALKHGNAYGTSALGGVLVVAGDDHGCVSSSMPHQSDVAFMAWFMPTLNPASIAEYLEFGAYGFALSRFSGTWVGFKAISETVEAAQSINLPPERVFVQPDFTAPPGGLHVRRADLPSPEIETRIGAKLAAVEAFVEANPIDRRIYDIAQARFGIVTTGKAHLDLMEALRLLGLDENACRRLGIDIYKVGMVWPLARRSALAFVKGKQEVLVVEEKRGIIESQFKEYFYDWPGDKPQRMVGKHRAAGDPLIPWTGELSPLGLVPILAERLSRFFPDEGLAARAAALTATPAPVLSVPGATRRPYFCSGCPHNTSTRLPEGSQAASGIGCHVMAGWMDRNTMGFAQMGGEGVPWAASSRFSGRGHIFQNLGEGTWYHSGSLAIRQAVAAGANITYKILYNDAVAMTGGQPVDGPISPAAIAQSCRAEGVERIALVSDTPEDFHAADFPPRTSFHGRAELDRVQRELREVAGVSILIYAQTCATEKRRRRKRGQMADPARHVVINPTVCEGCGDCSVESNCLSVEPRQTELGRKRQINQSSCNKDFSCLGGFCPSFVTIEGGQRRKPQPEGLDLAAALAGLPAPQLPALDRPFNLLVAGVGGTGVVTIGALITMAAHLEGKGSSVLDFTGFAQKFGTVLGYVRIASAPDSICQVRIEEGAADAVIGCDAVVCSSPKASAHYRAGTGIVLNQAEMPTGDLVLQRDANLRIDAREALIRRCVGAGQVLAFDANTVAEQLMGDTVFANMIMLGAAWQQGLVPVGEAALQQAVVLNGVAVEKNRMAFDIGRIMAAQPDALDPWMPKPLQQPKDIEALITHRAQFLTGYQNAAYSSRYTARMARFRAALPQADDAVLRAAAEGLFRFMAYKDEYEVARLHTDGRFEAELAAGFEGDFKIRHHLAPPILTFGRDARGRPRKRAFGAWIRPALKLLARMKGVRGTTFDIFAHSADRKLDRKLLDWFESVLCHVETTFDPDNQPPSLALLTAAQEIRGYGPVRHAAADKVIAEVETLMAKAK from the coding sequence ATGAACATCGAGTGCAGCCACGTTAAAGATTATCGCCTGGACGATCGCTACGAGCAGGGCGAAGGGCGTGTTTTCATGACCGGCACACAGGCACTTGTGCGGATCATGCTGGATCAGGCGCGGCGTGACGAAGCGTCGGGGCATCACACGGCAGGTTTCGTGTCGGGCTATCGTGGTTCACCGTTGGGCGGGCTGGACATGGAGTTGTGGCGACAGCGCACTCGGCTGGAGCAGGCGCGGGTCGAATTTCTGCCCGCCGTCAACGAAGACCTTGGCGCAACGGCTGTTCTGGGCGCGCAGCAAGCAGCCCTTGACCACGACTGTGAAGTCGAAGGCGTATTTTCAATGTGGTACGGCAAGGGGCCGGGCGTAGACCGCTCGGGTGATGCGCTCAAACATGGGAACGCCTATGGCACCTCGGCACTTGGCGGGGTGTTGGTCGTGGCGGGCGATGATCATGGCTGCGTTTCGTCTTCGATGCCGCATCAGTCTGATGTCGCCTTCATGGCCTGGTTCATGCCGACACTAAACCCTGCCAGCATCGCCGAATATCTGGAGTTCGGTGCCTATGGCTTCGCGCTATCGCGGTTCAGCGGCACCTGGGTCGGGTTTAAGGCGATCTCGGAAACGGTCGAGGCGGCGCAATCCATCAATCTGCCACCTGAACGTGTTTTCGTGCAGCCCGATTTCACAGCGCCCCCTGGTGGGTTGCATGTGCGCCGCGCTGACCTGCCCAGTCCCGAAATCGAAACCCGGATCGGCGCCAAACTGGCCGCCGTCGAAGCCTTTGTCGAGGCCAACCCGATCGACCGGCGCATCTATGACATTGCACAGGCACGTTTCGGGATCGTCACCACAGGCAAGGCGCATCTTGACCTGATGGAGGCGTTGCGCTTGCTGGGGCTGGACGAAAACGCTTGTCGGCGGCTGGGGATCGACATCTATAAGGTCGGCATGGTCTGGCCTTTGGCGCGCCGCTCTGCCTTGGCCTTTGTGAAGGGCAAGCAGGAGGTTCTGGTTGTCGAGGAAAAACGCGGCATCATCGAAAGCCAGTTCAAGGAATATTTCTACGACTGGCCCGGCGACAAGCCGCAGCGCATGGTGGGCAAGCATCGCGCGGCCGGTGATCCGTTGATCCCCTGGACGGGCGAGTTGTCACCGCTGGGGCTGGTCCCGATCCTTGCCGAACGGCTGTCACGCTTCTTTCCGGATGAAGGTCTTGCCGCGCGCGCTGCCGCCCTGACTGCCACGCCCGCGCCGGTGCTGTCCGTTCCGGGGGCGACACGCAGGCCGTATTTCTGTTCTGGCTGCCCGCACAACACCTCGACCCGCCTGCCCGAAGGCAGTCAGGCTGCCAGCGGCATCGGATGCCATGTGATGGCGGGCTGGATGGACCGCAACACGATGGGGTTCGCGCAGATGGGGGGGGAGGGGGTGCCGTGGGCCGCATCGTCGCGCTTTTCGGGGCGGGGGCATATCTTCCAGAATCTGGGCGAGGGGACATGGTATCACTCTGGCTCGCTCGCGATCCGGCAGGCAGTCGCGGCGGGGGCCAATATTACTTACAAGATCCTCTATAATGATGCCGTTGCGATGACCGGTGGCCAGCCGGTTGATGGCCCGATCAGCCCTGCCGCTATTGCCCAAAGTTGCCGCGCCGAAGGGGTGGAGCGGATCGCGCTCGTCTCAGATACGCCTGAGGATTTCCATGCCGCAGATTTTCCGCCCCGCACCAGTTTTCATGGCAGGGCCGAACTTGACCGCGTGCAGCGTGAACTGCGCGAAGTGGCGGGCGTCTCAATCCTGATTTATGCCCAGACCTGCGCCACTGAAAAGCGCCGACGCCGCAAGCGCGGGCAGATGGCGGACCCGGCGCGCCATGTGGTGATCAACCCGACAGTTTGCGAAGGCTGCGGCGATTGCTCGGTCGAATCCAATTGCCTTAGCGTGGAGCCGCGCCAGACCGAACTGGGCCGCAAGCGCCAGATCAACCAATCAAGTTGCAACAAGGATTTTAGCTGTCTTGGCGGCTTTTGCCCCAGTTTTGTGACCATCGAAGGTGGCCAGCGGCGCAAGCCCCAACCCGAAGGGCTGGACCTTGCCGCCGCACTTGCGGGCCTACCCGCGCCGCAGCTGCCCGCGCTGGACCGGCCATTTAACCTGCTGGTGGCGGGCGTGGGCGGCACCGGTGTCGTGACCATTGGCGCGCTGATCACCATGGCAGCGCATCTGGAAGGTAAGGGCTCCAGCGTTCTGGATTTTACGGGATTTGCGCAGAAATTCGGCACGGTTCTGGGCTATGTGCGCATCGCCTCCGCGCCTGATAGCATCTGCCAAGTCAGGATCGAGGAAGGGGCCGCCGATGCGGTGATCGGCTGTGATGCGGTTGTTTGTTCGTCGCCCAAGGCGTCGGCCCACTACCGGGCTGGCACTGGGATCGTGCTGAACCAAGCGGAAATGCCGACCGGCGATCTGGTCCTGCAACGCGACGCCAATCTGCGCATAGATGCGCGCGAGGCACTGATCCGCAGATGTGTTGGTGCGGGTCAGGTTCTGGCTTTTGATGCCAACACTGTAGCAGAGCAGCTGATGGGCGATACGGTCTTTGCCAACATGATCATGCTAGGGGCCGCATGGCAACAGGGGTTGGTTCCTGTGGGCGAGGCTGCGCTCCAACAAGCCGTTGTGCTAAACGGCGTCGCTGTCGAGAAGAACCGTATGGCCTTTGACATCGGGCGGATCATGGCGGCCCAACCAGACGCGCTGGACCCGTGGATGCCAAAGCCCTTGCAGCAGCCTAAAGATATTGAGGCGCTGATCACTCACCGGGCGCAGTTTCTGACAGGTTATCAGAATGCCGCTTATTCAAGCCGCTACACCGCCCGCATGGCACGCTTCCGTGCGGCCTTGCCGCAGGCAGACGATGCCGTGTTGCGTGCCGCAGCCGAGGGGTTGTTCAGGTTCATGGCCTACAAGGATGAATATGAAGTCGCCCGCCTGCATACGGATGGTCGTTTCGAGGCTGAGCTGGCCGCGGGCTTTGAAGGGGATTTCAAAATCAGGCACCATCTTGCCCCACCGATTCTGACCTTTGGGCGGGACGCGCGCGGGCGGCCGCGCAAGCGTGCCTTCGGTGCCTGGATTCGCCCCGCGCTGAAGCTTTTGGCCCGAATGAAGGGGGTGCGGGGTACAACATTTGATATCTTCGCGCACAGTGCCGACAGAAAGTTGGATCGCAAGCTTCTGGACTGGTTCGAAAGCGTGTTGTGCCATGTCGAGACGACGTTTGACCCTGACAATCAGCCCCCCTCACTGGCTTTGCTTACCGCCGCACAAGAGATACGGGGTTATGGTCCTGTTCGGCATGCAGCGGCGGACAAGGTTATAGCCGAGGTAGAGACACTCATGGCCAAGGCGAAATAG
- a CDS encoding exopolysaccharide biosynthesis protein: MKTLTVATQGPRGRPVQDMLVRMRGAITGPTVTVETILRSMDPAAQAVLLLLPALILVTPLSGIPGLSSLGGLTIALVACQILLGRPMIWLPAFVLRRTLPTDRLHRALNRLDRPAKFIDCRSVARAEWFFAFPGQQIALITCIACGLAMPFLELVPFSATTLAVVVSILASALLVRDGVLVALGLSGFGLAIFVVAKLASS; this comes from the coding sequence TTGAAGACACTTACCGTTGCGACACAAGGACCACGAGGGCGACCTGTTCAGGACATGCTGGTTCGGATGCGCGGGGCGATCACTGGCCCGACGGTGACGGTCGAAACGATTCTGCGATCCATGGACCCTGCGGCACAGGCGGTTCTTTTGCTGTTGCCGGCGCTGATCCTTGTCACACCCCTTAGTGGCATTCCGGGCCTGTCGTCTTTGGGCGGACTGACAATTGCGCTTGTTGCCTGTCAGATTCTGCTGGGACGCCCAATGATTTGGTTGCCTGCCTTTGTCCTGCGCCGCACTCTGCCCACCGACCGGCTGCACCGTGCGCTGAACCGGCTTGATCGTCCGGCGAAATTTATCGATTGCAGATCGGTGGCGCGGGCGGAATGGTTCTTTGCATTTCCGGGCCAGCAAATTGCGCTGATCACGTGCATCGCCTGCGGGTTGGCCATGCCGTTTCTGGAACTTGTCCCATTTTCCGCGACAACGCTGGCTGTGGTTGTCAGCATTCTTGCTTCGGCGCTTCTGGTGCGTGATGGGGTTTTGGTGGCACTCGGCCTGAGTGGTTTCGGGCTGGCCATTTTCGTTGTGGCGAAGCTGGCTTCAAGCTGA
- a CDS encoding YaeQ family protein → MAQNATIYKVELSVSDMDRHYYETHKLTVAKHPSETDERLMVRVLAFALNAHERLELTKGLSTDSEPDIWQKSLSDVMEVWVALGLPSEKFLRQSCGKAKKVVVYTYGGRTAELWWEKIKNSITRFDNLQVVNFSQQETSELAKLASRSMRMQVNIQDGEVMVSVDDSIVYMTLDDWKKAEL, encoded by the coding sequence ATGGCGCAAAATGCCACCATCTATAAAGTTGAACTTTCCGTTTCCGACATGGATCGTCACTATTATGAGACCCATAAACTGACTGTTGCAAAACATCCGTCGGAAACGGATGAACGCTTGATGGTGCGTGTTCTTGCGTTTGCGCTGAATGCCCATGAGCGGTTGGAGCTGACGAAGGGCCTGTCCACGGATAGCGAGCCAGATATTTGGCAGAAAAGCCTGAGTGATGTGATGGAGGTGTGGGTGGCGTTGGGGCTTCCTAGCGAGAAGTTCTTGCGCCAATCCTGTGGCAAAGCAAAGAAGGTTGTTGTCTACACGTATGGCGGTAGGACGGCTGAACTGTGGTGGGAGAAGATCAAAAACAGCATCACGCGTTTTGACAACCTTCAGGTCGTGAATTTTTCACAGCAGGAGACCAGTGAACTGGCGAAGCTGGCCAGCCGCTCGATGAGAATGCAGGTCAATATCCAGGATGGTGAGGTAATGGTCAGTGTCGATGACAGCATCGTTTACATGACCTTGGACGACTGGAAAAAAGCCGAGCTTTGA
- a CDS encoding peptidoglycan-binding domain-containing protein yields MKLRLVIACACVVAPPAVAENRALIMGTQTYGEDVELTAEGDVSAAVEALEAAGFDVISGVDLEIEALRENMGSLLTDEAPERSVILLSGRFAHSGYESWYLPGAADAPSLATVDGAALSLSTVMEIVGRSQGGAVVLLGSPMAELEDLNAEAGVVSDASAEDAPDDLPFALGFGLMPGLGTINPPQGVTVIAGDIPDILSFAEDTLVMPGQSLPEMLADTEGLEAYGFLSPLLSFLPADDATPEAEPVEEQNTEREAEAEGAVWQAAQDTDTIVAYEAYLAQYPEGAFAADARAAIDALAADPERIEAALELGASARQQIQQQLNVLGYDTRGVDGIFGPGTRNAISNWQQDSGLEATSFLTAEQIDVLNDMATTREAELEEEAREQELERERADRAYWEDTGRGQDEAGLRAYLERFPDGLFSDVAGARLAEIETARDREAWETALAEDTEAAYRRYLDAHEDGAFADSARARLAEMGEDNALAADEAAWSEAQQIDTADAYARYLEDFPEGAFSEPATQRLDELTEDAPEQEEITQEQAREAEAALGLNTITRGLVEVLLTAQGFNPGRTDGQFDSDTRAALRAYQEARGLPVSGYVDSETQSQMISDGLPLSR; encoded by the coding sequence ATGAAACTACGCCTTGTGATAGCTTGCGCCTGTGTGGTTGCGCCACCAGCAGTGGCCGAAAATCGCGCCTTAATCATGGGAACACAAACCTATGGCGAAGATGTCGAACTGACGGCCGAAGGAGATGTTTCGGCCGCCGTTGAAGCGCTAGAGGCGGCGGGCTTCGATGTCATTTCCGGTGTCGATCTGGAAATTGAGGCGCTGCGCGAGAATATGGGCAGCCTGCTGACAGACGAAGCGCCCGAGCGCAGTGTCATCCTTTTGTCAGGGCGCTTTGCCCATTCCGGCTATGAAAGCTGGTATCTGCCCGGCGCTGCGGACGCCCCGTCTTTGGCCACAGTCGATGGCGCGGCACTCTCCTTGAGCACAGTGATGGAAATTGTGGGCCGATCCCAAGGGGGCGCGGTGGTGCTGCTGGGATCGCCAATGGCAGAGCTTGAAGACCTGAACGCCGAGGCGGGCGTCGTGTCTGATGCCAGTGCGGAAGATGCACCCGACGATCTGCCCTTTGCGCTTGGCTTTGGCCTTATGCCCGGACTGGGCACAATCAATCCGCCGCAAGGCGTTACAGTGATTGCGGGTGACATTCCCGATATCCTGAGTTTTGCGGAGGACACGCTGGTCATGCCGGGCCAAAGCCTGCCGGAGATGCTGGCGGACACTGAGGGGCTAGAAGCATATGGGTTCTTGTCCCCCTTGCTGAGTTTTCTGCCTGCGGATGACGCAACGCCCGAGGCTGAACCCGTCGAGGAGCAGAACACCGAACGCGAGGCCGAAGCAGAGGGCGCTGTCTGGCAGGCCGCGCAGGACACGGACACAATCGTCGCATATGAAGCGTATCTTGCCCAATATCCCGAAGGCGCATTCGCCGCTGACGCGCGCGCCGCGATTGATGCGCTGGCGGCCGATCCAGAGCGGATTGAAGCCGCGCTAGAGCTTGGCGCATCCGCGCGCCAGCAGATCCAGCAGCAACTGAACGTGCTGGGCTATGATACGCGGGGGGTCGATGGTATCTTCGGTCCCGGCACCCGCAACGCGATCAGCAACTGGCAGCAGGACAGCGGGCTGGAAGCCACCAGTTTTCTAACTGCCGAGCAGATCGACGTGCTGAATGATATGGCCACAACCCGCGAAGCAGAACTGGAAGAGGAAGCGCGCGAACAAGAATTGGAACGCGAGCGCGCGGATCGGGCCTATTGGGAAGACACGGGTCGCGGTCAAGACGAAGCCGGACTGCGAGCCTATCTGGAGCGCTTCCCCGACGGTCTGTTCTCTGATGTTGCAGGCGCGCGACTGGCCGAGATCGAGACTGCGCGCGACCGCGAGGCATGGGAAACTGCGCTGGCCGAAGACACCGAAGCCGCCTATCGCCGCTATCTGGATGCACATGAAGACGGTGCCTTTGCAGACAGTGCGCGCGCACGGCTGGCCGAAATGGGCGAGGACAACGCGCTGGCCGCCGACGAGGCCGCGTGGAGCGAAGCACAGCAGATCGACACCGCTGATGCCTATGCACGCTATCTCGAAGATTTCCCCGAAGGCGCGTTTTCCGAACCCGCAACCCAGCGCCTTGATGAGTTGACCGAAGATGCCCCCGAACAGGAAGAGATCACGCAGGAACAGGCACGCGAGGCAGAAGCCGCGCTGGGTCTGAACACAATCACCCGCGGGTTGGTCGAAGTGCTGCTCACAGCGCAGGGTTTCAACCCCGGACGCACCGATGGTCAATTCGACAGCGACACCAGAGCGGCGCTGCGCGCGTATCAGGAAGCGCGTGGCTTGCCAGTGAGCGGTTATGTCGACAGCGAAACACAAAGTCAGATGATCTCTGACGGGCTGCCTCTGTCACGCTGA
- a CDS encoding SH3 domain-containing protein, whose protein sequence is MRHIVLPALLIVLFVAGCAGGGISDRAVVKGAGAELLKLRAGPGLGYNIILGLPDGTVVSRRNCVTEVGQRWCRVALQAAPSVTGYVSADYLSQP, encoded by the coding sequence ATGCGTCACATCGTTTTGCCTGCTTTGCTCATCGTCCTGTTTGTCGCCGGGTGTGCCGGGGGCGGCATAAGTGACCGCGCAGTGGTTAAGGGTGCGGGAGCAGAGTTGCTGAAACTGCGCGCAGGTCCGGGGCTGGGCTATAACATCATTCTTGGCTTGCCAGATGGGACCGTCGTTTCACGGCGCAACTGCGTGACCGAAGTGGGGCAACGCTGGTGCCGCGTCGCACTCCAAGCCGCGCCGAGTGTTACCGGCTACGTTTCTGCGGACTACCTCTCACAACCCTGA
- a CDS encoding glycoside hydrolase family 25 protein, which translates to MRSAAVQVLKLILPLLVLACAGPERGDHAAPFAANRAEAAVAATRSVAVRFPAFGDSNPHTWDGRAPTAYAVHGIDVSRWQGAIDWPAVRAGGVGFAYIKATEGGDHADPLFSDNWQGAARAGLPRGAYHFYYFCRPAEEQARWFIRNVPRDPAALPPVLDLEWNHRSPTCTHRPDPATVRAEAGRFLDILTAHYGQRPVVYTTVDFYRDTGIGALRGTEFWLRSVAGHPSTVYPGQRWTFWQYTGTGRVPGIRGPVDINVFAGSVGDWTRWRR; encoded by the coding sequence ATGCGGTCTGCTGCGGTTCAGGTTCTGAAACTTATCCTGCCTTTGCTGGTGCTGGCCTGCGCCGGACCAGAGCGCGGGGACCATGCCGCCCCTTTCGCGGCCAACCGGGCCGAGGCCGCCGTTGCCGCCACGCGGTCGGTCGCGGTGAGATTCCCCGCATTTGGCGATTCCAACCCTCATACATGGGACGGGCGCGCACCGACGGCCTATGCGGTCCACGGCATTGACGTGTCGCGCTGGCAAGGCGCAATCGACTGGCCTGCCGTGCGGGCTGGCGGCGTCGGGTTCGCCTATATCAAGGCAACCGAAGGGGGCGATCACGCCGACCCCTTATTCTCTGACAACTGGCAAGGGGCCGCCCGCGCTGGGCTGCCGCGCGGTGCGTATCATTTCTATTATTTCTGTCGCCCCGCCGAAGAGCAGGCGCGCTGGTTCATCCGCAATGTGCCGCGCGACCCCGCCGCCCTGCCCCCGGTGCTGGACCTTGAATGGAACCACCGCTCGCCCACCTGTACCCACCGCCCCGACCCCGCAACCGTCCGCGCCGAGGCGGGGCGATTTCTCGATATCCTGACTGCGCATTATGGCCAGCGGCCGGTTGTCTATACCACGGTCGATTTCTACCGTGACACCGGGATCGGTGCGCTGCGGGGCACTGAATTCTGGCTGCGCTCGGTCGCGGGGCACCCCTCGACCGTCTATCCCGGTCAGCGCTGGACCTTCTGGCAATACACCGGCACCGGACGCGTTCCCGGTATCCGTGGGCCAGTCGACATTAACGTCTTTGCCGGATCAGTTGGCGACTGGACCCGCTGGCGCAGATGA